DNA sequence from the Pungitius pungitius chromosome 3, fPunPun2.1, whole genome shotgun sequence genome:
CCACATGGAGGTCAACAGCTTGAACCCCTGTTAAACAAGGCGAAGCATAAGAACATATGGTCCTGCAGAGCTGCATGTTCGTCTTTAGAGACCGTGACCATAGAATTCCAAACTGCGGGAAGCTCTCAAACAAAGAGGAGATTTAGGGGGAGTATATTGGACGAAGCTGACAATGCCTGTTTCGGAGTAATTTAGGGTACATTTACCTCTTAGGGTTTTATCTTTTCcgagaacaaacaaaacaaaaaaaaacgcagtgCTCTCCGATGACCTAGTTGGCAAAGAAAAAGTTACATAACGTACTCTGCGAAGGGTGGACCAAGGTACGGGGTTGAAAGATTACTCAACCGTCAGGCTTAATCCGTCGGTAACGACCGAAAGAGAGGCGGGGAGGGAGAAGTTTCTGGAAGCGGGAAAAAGTCTGAGTACACACGaaaacctggacacacacacacacacgcacacacagacaagcacATTTTACTGGTAGGAATGTGACGCGAGTGTTGTTGCTGGATGATTCATCAAATCATGGTCGCTGTTGCTGGTTAAGAAGTTTCAACTTCCCAAGACGTGCAACCACGCTTGATTTGCTCTTTGTGTTTAAACAATAGTAtctctgtctccttctcacCTTTAGACTGCACATGTAACTGCTTTAAGAGATCTCCACCCAGGTTTGAGCTTTatctctaatgtgtgtgtgtgtgtgtgtgttgtgtgcacagCGCTCAGGATCAGGTGACTTGGACAAAGAGAGttttgacagcagcagcagcagcagcagcagcagctttgtgGTTGATTATTAACCATTCGCCCAGAAGGTGGTGGTGATACCAGGCCAGACTTGCTCCAGTAGTTGAATAACCGTGTTGAGGTCACATGAAACAACAGTCGACCAAAGATAAGCCGTGGCGACGTGAATGCTTTCAAGACATTGCAGAACATGAGCTTCAAGCCGGAGTCGAGGAGTTTTATTTCTGTACTTGATTTgataaaagtacaaataatcAAACTGTACTTCTGCAGCGTTTGGTCCTCAAAGAGCGACAGAACTCAGAGGATTCTAAACCAGTCTGGCAGAACCGACTGGGAAGTTAATATTTGtgaaccacacaaacacacgctgatccgttctttttgtctttgctgtTTACACTTTGTGGTCATTGTCTAtcgccatagcaacacatcctgCCATTGGTCCAAAGGGGAACAAGACACAATGCCAAGTGGTGGCCATAGCTGAGGTTTATTGAACGTGTAAAATCCGGCCCTCTTAGAAGCCAGGTTTGTCTCGTCCGTATATTTTAGACAGGAGAAAAGTctttaaactaaaaacacacctctacCGACCACACTTTGAATAGGTAACACGCAAAGtgcttataatggcacttaccTATAGCATTCtatagtttggctttcttgaagaatATGTAGTTTCTTGATTCGTGTTGTTCTTTGTATTGTTGATTCAGGTTGAATGGACTTTGAAgaagtcagctaaatgaaatttATCAAATCCGGTGGgtggaaaataatgaaaagggTGTGTGACCCTTTGTACTTTATTTTAATAACGTTATAAATGTTTGATCAGGTATtggttttattcacatttaattGAGGAACTTATCAATTTGGAAGTTGTAAGCTTGAAAATAGCCTTTCTTTGCATTGTCAATTAATACATGTGTAACAAATCCACTATTGGACAATCCTGTGGTTGGGTATCATATTGTCTCACCACAAACAAACCACACCATGGCTTGTGTGGAAATGGATTAGGGGCAATGAGGTACATGAACATAATATGCTCATAATGTTACAGAATAAGAGAGACTACCACAAATTAAGAAGCAAAATGCACTGTATACGCATAGCATCATTAAGTTAAATGAATGTTGCAAATCATCAAATGCTTATCAATCAAGATACGCCACAGAGTTGTGATCATGTGCAGCGAAAATGAGTCATTGTTTTGCAGGGTTGGAAGTTCTGAATGTGACTCGTACAAAAGGTCTCGCACGGTTAAGACTAATGCACCAACACCTCCCAAGTTCTCAAACGGGCATTTAATGCTGTGTGCGTTTCTCAGACACCATTAATGTGacatagttcttttttttccttctcttttcagCCTTGCTTCACAAAATCAAGTGCAAATGCGAAGGCAGGGGTCGAGGCTTTGGTGAAGCGTTGCCCAACACAACATCACACTGGCAGTGCGAGGTGGAAGTTgcaacagggtttttttttttcttcataaactTCTGCTTAACTGGTTAATGTCCCTTTCAAAATACCATCTCCATTGCCTCTCTGAGAGCTGCTCTCATGTTGGCTCTGAGTATAGGTAAGCAGAGGCCATCAATCAAACCGGTTGAAGTTGGAGATGGCAGCAGCTGGAACTTTCCAGTGAAGGGAGATAATGATGTGTAACCCCCGGGGCTTGGGGACTCGATGAGGGTTAACTCCTCACTGGCTGGTCGTCCATCTTGGCCATCTACCCAGTTTAATCGTAGGGATGAGGAGGTTTTGCTGGTGAACTCCAACAGTGCGAACTGCTCATGAcacgttgttgttttggaaCAGATTTTCAATGGGTTTTAATTTGACACTAATTTGGAGTATAATTGGAAGTGATCGAAGTGATCCAAAATGCTGTCATGTTGTACATCAAGTCCGTTTATGGACCTGGTCTAAAGGGTAGCAGGCTCATGTCCCATAGATAGAGCATAGGAGGGTGGATTGGTATCTGGAGAGGGGCCTAgttacatgtgtgtatgtaaagCAAATTAAAATGACCACAATGGCAGTGTTACAGTTATAACAAAATATAAGTAACAATAACTACTCAGTTTATATTATTGTACACATCAATACAAATCTAGAAAGTACTGTTGGTGTAAGTTACCTAACATATGTGAAGATGCAAGTTATAATACAATATATGTGAGCAAGCACCGAATAACAAATTAGAGTTGCTtaaaatcatttctttattcagAAATTAATTTTGTCCCTttcaggaaattaaaaatataagaatctctttttactgctttttctcACATTGGTATTTCACAGACATTGAAATATTTCTCCATAAATAaagtacaaaatacatttgtttttcttttaacacaaataaatatcataataaatatattagttTAAGTTAAACAACACATGGCAACCAATGACCAAAAGGAATACTGCGGTGTTAAAGGCCCTGAACCAGGTTGTCAAAGAAACAGGGGACAATAAAAAGAGGGGGTGCAATTACAAGCTAGCGAAGATAACAGAATATTTTACAGAATTAGAGTGTGTCAGATTCATATCTAAACTCACTGACCATCATTTTCCTCTCTGTTAACACACTTTGATCTTTAAGTATTTTGCCACTTATACATGCTCGCACCCCAGGTGTCGGGAAAATTATGTGGTTTACGCGTACACACTTACACACGcacatgtacaaacacacattcaaacacacgcatacacaggGCAGAAGGAAGTATGAAGCTTTGGTTGAATGCTACTGGGAGACATGACAGTTTCTCCCATTTGGATTAGCTGTAAAGTGCAtatcacagaaaaaaatggcATCAATGACACGCGGTCTCACGGTCTCACTGATTAAGGCTACTGAATCAAacgtactgttttttttttggcaccaAGAGTAAATGGCCTGTGAGGCAGGGAGAATCTTAAAGACACACGAGTGAATGATTACCGCTAAAGATTAGCCATTTTGATTTCTACAGATTAACAGTAAGGGCATACCAGGCTATTAACTGGTACTGGCAACACCTGCAAAAGAGTTAATTTTCTTATGGAAGACCGCATACAAAGGTCTGATAGGCTACACGATATTTCTAAGTATAAAAATAGAGTCTGATAACATTTGGATTCTTAAATCATCTCAGTATGTAGTTTTCTTTCTCCAAGATGGATAAATTAAGAACTTTAAGTGTTGTTGTGTCAACTTGACTTGTCCTGCACAGTTCTGGCTCTGAAGAGAAGCTCAGATGAGCAGTCTCTCTGGACCCGCTTAGTCGGACAGGGACAGGCGCTCGAACACAGTGAGCCGCTTGGTGGCTGCGTCGAATGTCGGGGACTCGGTTCCACTGGAgcctccgctgctgctgctgtagctgtCCTCCAGGGAGTCCTCCGAGGAGAAACGCTGCAGCGCACCGGGCTTCATGAAACCCCTCTGGGCCCCGGGACCAGGAAAGGGCGCGCCGGCGTCCTGGTGGTGCCCCTCGTCCACGCTGGCGGCTCTGCCGTTGTTGCCGTTATAGTTATTCCCGTGGCCGCACACGCAGTGCGAGTTTTTGGGCTCCAGCATGAGAGGGATACTGTGGATGTCCCCGGTGCTGGCACGGGTCTGGTGGTTGCCAAACTGGAACGCCGCCGCCGTTTCCCGCAGCAGGGAGTCACCGAACACTGGGGAGCGAAGGTcagcgggagggggggaaacGGACGCGGCGCGGCTGAAGCTCAGGTTGGGGTCGATGAAGGACGAGAGGAAGGAGGCCGGGGGCGAGCAGCGCGACGAGCCCAGGAACCCGGCGAAGCTGACGCTCTGGCGCAGCTGGTGCCGAGGGTTCTGACCCCCGCCGGAGTTGGGGATTGGCTGCGGCTGATTGGCGAACTTGGCAGTGGACAACGGGCTGCCGCTGAGTTTGTCCTCGTGGATGAAGTGGCAGCGTGAGCCGTAGGGGCAGTAGCCGAAGTTGTAGAAGGTTCTGCAGGGCTCCGTCTTGTACTTGGGGTGGCGGAACAGGCCGCGCAGCTCCGCCTCGCCGTGGGCGAACTGGCACTTGCTGCCGTACTTGCAGCTGCCCGTCTCCTGGAAGCCGCGGCACAGCTCCGTCTTGTAACGATTGGGGGCCACCACCTGGGGCACCAGGGCCGGCAGGGCCGACGAGGGGGGGAAGCCGGGCGGCGGCGCCACGGTGGAGGCGGAGGGGAAGGCCTCCAGGTTCAGCTGTCCGAAGGAGGAGAGCAGGCTGCCGCTGGACTCGGTCAGGCTCATGGAGCGGTCGGGTCTGAAGGGGAGCTGTTTAGATTTTGCGACGGGGCCCTGGCTCCAGATGTTGGATGACCAGAAGGGGCTGCCGTTGTCGGTGTTGTTGACATGGTCGGTGCTCAAGCTGTGGCtcgagggggaaggaggggtgggggaggagaagaaggaggctgACCTGTCCAGCCGACTCTGCCCCGGGCCTTTGAGGTGAGACTGTTTAGGGAGCAAGGCTTCTTCCAGGGCCAGATTCATGAAGTTCTGTTACAAAAGATTTATAAAGTTAATAATCCGACCTTGATGCTGCTCATTTCAAAGCAATACTGGATATTAAATACCATTTGAATCACTGTCTCTTTAAACATTTTCTACAAGCAAGATGGTGTTGAAATCCGCAAGCTGTCATTGCATCGGTTCATATGAGAGATTTCCTTTCTAAAAAATGCAACGAGCCAAAATGGCCAAACAATTTAAGTACAGTACTTAAGTCTTTATGTCccaaaattcaaataaaatgtacataaaTGCAGTTTTTCTATCTCATAAATATGCTGATAGTAAAGCCTGGCAGCAGGGAAACAAACTACCCCGCACTGAATGTCAGCCTTATTGTATTAACTCTTTAAAAGAACTCCTTTGTGACTAAACCCGGTTCAAAAGGAGTTCACTTTCAAATCAGcgaccaaaaaataaaaatgagcgggattaaacaaataaacaaccaCTTTGGCAGAGGAGCTACAGAGTGGTCCCATTCCAACGTAATCAGCCCTTTTTTCTCCCAAACCAATGAAAACTTCTTTAACTTCAACTCACCTTTGTGATGATATCGTCAAGCATTTCGGACATGCTGTATCCCTTTGACCAAAAGTAGAAGATTTAGTTCAGGTCCACGGCTGACTGTTAGAACCTTATGTCCAGACACAAGTCAAGTTAGGTCTGTGGGCTGCTGCGCTTGGCTTTTTATCTGCTTTTTTAACCCCTCCCCCCAGAGCTCAGTGTGAGTTCCAGCCCCACTATGTTCCCGGATGATCCTGCCTCCAACTCAAGTTTCATAGTGAGCTCAGAGAAGGGCgggtaaaacaacaacaacaaaaaatagaaagaaacgGTGTATTTTTAGTCCGCTGTGTGAAATACTTTTCGTTTCGTAGGCATCTGGAAGCCAGGGGGCTTATTTACATAGACCTCATGCACGCTACAGCTGAGCCAATAGCACACACACTTGTTCTATGTGTACTCTTGATCTGTACATCGTCATTCTGCACGCAGTCACGTGACATTCGGATTCTATGACACTTCTCAGAAATTGAAGCAACCAGAAATGAAGTGGCAAACAAGATGAGTTTGTTTATACCTATAAGGTGTTCCTTTTCATCCCACAGTACATCTCGGGTAATTACAGTATATACATTCCTATGACTAATGGTGTTTTTCTAGAATGTCTAATAAATCATCTCGTCTCAATACGGTGAACGTTTCTCAGCGTTTTAACCCACAGAGAGTCATTGTTTACCAGAATCCACACTCCTACATCTCCCCTCGTTTCCTTTTGGTTTCTGTATTTCAATCATCCTCCAACATTCCACCAAAACAGTTATCAGAACTCCACCAATTGTAATATTGATTATTGGAAAGCAGAAACCTTTGGGTTGGAAACAAGATAAAAGTgagtaaaaataaataccagAGGGGCCTGAACAGAATCAACATGAACACTGGACTCTTTTCTGCTCTTAATTAAAGATGCACACCTCTAAACCTAACTAAAGATGTTATTACCAAAAGatttgccttttctatttcttaGGGTGAACGTtgtcttttttcattcttcttatAGGAATTTAGAAGAGTTTGGAAGCTGCTTTTCCCACAAGAATGTATTACTGTAACATAATGAGTGTTATGTGACCTTGTGGTATTTTCTACGGCTCTATTGTGTTCACACTTACTAAGGTTTTTCCCTTGACTCACACATTACAAAGGCTGTATTATCACAGTGTCACCTGACTTTCAAGTCGGATATGTCACACACTCTTTTCTTTTAGCAtatatttgcacattttttgcactcatttttttaaacagaaactTCATGAATTCAGACTGATAAGagattatttttacttttcaataAGATATATGAGCAAACGAGGCTCCAGAACTTGAAATGACAAAGCACTAATTAACTTATCTGGTATTATTTTGGCATATTCATCGGACTTAATTTACTTCCTATGAAACTTTTTTGCTGATACCCGTAAATTGTGAGACGTTATTCTCTGCACTGCTGCTTCTGCATATGTCACCCACTCGCATGAGTCACGTTTAGTCCTGGCAATGACTGCGCTCACGTCGCAATACGCGTTGTGTAAGTGTAGAAAATTCTGCGCAGCATCGACTGCTTGATGCTCACGCATGGCGGTAAATAGAGGAGTCCTTCCCCACAAAGGACCTCGAATGGTATATTCCGTAATGACAAAAGGTCAGTACATTGGGCACAGTGTAAAGTGAGCTGAGTGGCTGAATcaacatgtgtctgtgtgtattcctgtatctgtgtgtgttgtggataCTTCGTTCTTCTTGTTTCTGTTCTGCCTCGGTCGAATAGAAAGTCACTCTGACTGGGAGgcgcactcactcacacacacgctcgcacaaacacaaacttaaAGGAGCATTCCCTGCTGGTTGTGGCCTCCacgttgtgttattttttttccaatttggtGACAGAGTGAGCAAGTGCTCAATGCCAGCTTTTCCACTGGGATTTGTCTTGAGTGACATGCAGGCGTACATGCAGCTTTCCAACATGTTTGGACCTGATCCTACAACACTGCGTCAGACATGCTATAAAAGAGAGTGTGGCTGTGGGGAAATTTGTAATATTAGACCCGACTATGTAATAGGTTGCAAAGCAGTGACTAATCCTTAGAACAAAAAGTCCtccatgaaaaaaagaaataaaacctgCGCAATTATGACTTAGTTTtggtgtaaaatatgttttaaggATAAGATGTCGCAGTATTCTCTCATATTCAGGAGCATAATAGGTAGACTAGTCCTCAGCTGGGAAACCCTGGCTTCAGCGCCCTCAACAGAAACCATTCTTCTTGattttatttctaaatataaCTTACCTCTCATCACATGAGCTGGAATATGACTGAAAATTATTATTCCACAGCATAACATCGACCCATTTGTcttccaataaaataaaacatttaattacaTCAATGTCTGGggtttttattgtaaaaaaataagaggGTTTTCTTCTCGTGCTGAAAACTATGACATATTATGACCATTATGTATTTGTACtagaaaacatacaaaatagAGAAGAAGCTGTTACAGGTCTCACAGATAATATCCCACATCCCGATGGTGTGCGTGCACTGCGTCATGCCCTGCAACTGTGTGGCGTCACTAAGCTGTATAGATGGATCATTAACTAGGCCCATGTTTATCCTTATCAGCCCCGCAGCATCTGCTTTTAAACGGAACTCAATCAGGAGGTTTGATCAGTggttgaaaatatttttctacACAATATTCTACACAATTACACGGAGGTTCAACTATGTTGGGGTGTTAATGTCCAAAAGAACGTATTCATTTCTCCTTGAATTGCTGTTGACATTTTGACTGTTCATGTTTTGCACCAAAGCTGAGAATGAATCATAGAAACTATGCAGATATATGGCTCCTTCTACGATTCCTATAGAGTTAGGGCGGTTTTGTCACCAAAtgagagaaacagaaacaggGAGGTTTTAGAGTGTGACTCACCCTTTATGGCCGTAAACTGCTAAGTCATGATCACGCGACTCAGGAGAGTAGAAAATACAAATACGGCTCCCAAAGGGCCTCAATGCTTTCTGTTCTCCTGAAACAGATCTCATGCTGGTGGCATCGATGATCGTTATTctgttgttatttaaaaaaaaatcttaactgAAATTAAACCTTTCTCCTAGTTTCTATCTCCTTTTCATTTCCTGTATCCCTCTGTCCCCGGCCCAGTTTCGCCTTGAGCCCCTGACAGATACGTTTACCTGTGCCTCTATTAAGTGCCACATTGCAAATATTTAACCCTGCCCTCCATAACATCGCTATGGTGACATGCCAAACATTGCGCACATAAGCAGCCATGGGTTCAACAGTTACTAAGCAACAGCTGCAGAGCAGGTTTGCGGAGCTAACCAAGCCGGCCGTGTTTCTGAATTTAGCAGGTGATGCATCAGGATaagagagaaagatggaagAGGAGTGAAGGAAGCacggggagggaggaaagaaagtGAGTCAGTGGCTTTAGGGAGCCCATGTTGACATTTTAGGCCGGGGGGAAAGTACCTGCCTTCCCTGATACATGCATTAAATGTGGAGAGGCGAGCACACTGTGACTCCATCTTTATCTTTTATATGTTAACAGATAAGGGGGACCCTTGTTGGATAATTTGATAGTGACTGTGGACTTTGGAAAATCATGCCACGGACACACCTACACAGAAGGCCACAATGCTGTGTCAtcgtgcagacacacacgctgcaAGACAGGGTCATTCGATCTGACAGAATCAGTCACAAACAACTCGTCGTGAAGGTGCTGCAGCCACGATGTAAACAGATTCAAGACGAATCAGGACAATTCAAGGAAgactttattaatattaataatctaCCGTATATTCAAGTTAAACACATTTGCGGCCTGGGACCAGAAAGCTCGAGGAATCCCAGAATGATGTAACAATCCCCAGATGTTATGTTAACATCAGTCAATGATATCCAGAGGGAATTAGGAGCATCATTACCAGTAATCTGGCTGGTCAGAATGGATGACGACtgagtttctgtgtgtgtcagtaggAGAGGAGCAACAAAGAATCACTAATCCTTCGTTTGGCAATCCTAGTCTGGTGTGCTGCCAGCTTTTCGAGCACGCCGCACGCCGCACGTCCTTGGGTCAAATGCTTGACCCCCTCCTATTTTCTGGTCTCTTTTCACCAACCACAAACAGCTGTCTCAGTTATTTTCAGTTGTGTCCTTTCAAGCCTTTGTTTTCTCATGGTTGAGTCGTTTTAATCATCAAAAATTGTGGTATTCGAAATTCTGTTTGAAAAATCGAGGTTTATGAAAACCACAATATAACGATTGATTTGTATTGGCCTTCTCCCATATTTCAGTCATTTTGTTATTCGCTGTTACACCGCAACATAACAAAATgataatgtcttttttttttaatccacaatGTCCCGCTGCCCGAGGTCACACTGAGGACGTATAGTTGAAGAaaggtgagagaggggagatgTACGCAGCCCAGAGGTGCAGCCTGTTGCACACATCAGCTCGACAGTGGACGGGACGGACTTGTTCCTGCAGGGTTTTGTCTCGAGGCGTGATCAGGCGTGATGCAACCGAACGCTCGAAGCAACACTAAAAAAG
Encoded proteins:
- the zgc:162730 gene encoding mRNA decay activator protein ZFP36 encodes the protein MSEMLDDIITKNFMNLALEEALLPKQSHLKGPGQSRLDRSASFFSSPTPPSPSSHSLSTDHVNNTDNGSPFWSSNIWSQGPVAKSKQLPFRPDRSMSLTESSGSLLSSFGQLNLEAFPSASTVAPPPGFPPSSALPALVPQVVAPNRYKTELCRGFQETGSCKYGSKCQFAHGEAELRGLFRHPKYKTEPCRTFYNFGYCPYGSRCHFIHEDKLSGSPLSTAKFANQPQPIPNSGGGQNPRHQLRQSVSFAGFLGSSRCSPPASFLSSFIDPNLSFSRAASVSPPPADLRSPVFGDSLLRETAAAFQFGNHQTRASTGDIHSIPLMLEPKNSHCVCGHGNNYNGNNGRAASVDEGHHQDAGAPFPGPGAQRGFMKPGALQRFSSEDSLEDSYSSSSGGSSGTESPTFDAATKRLTVFERLSLSD